In Paenibacillus segetis, a single window of DNA contains:
- a CDS encoding flavocytochrome c, whose product MRRHTGRILSLILVLTIVFTMAACGSKENSKTASDGTTTAIGVGSGKHGDIKVEVTLTNGQITEVKVLEQKENEVLAEPVYTQLRETVMQANSVEVDVITGSSVTSKGYLDAIQDAIVKSGVVLAAGSAVADAKQTEESEQTYDVVVIGAGGAGFSAALEAGEAGKSVVILEKMPTVGGNTLISGGEMNAPNNWVQQALGITDDSAELFYEDTMKGGDNLGQPEIVKILSEKALGSAEWLRDVVKVEFLPDHLFQFGGHSRKRALIPVGHTGAELITKLKTKAEGLGITIKTNMKAEELLTDDSGRVVGVEASTNGQKVTFHANNGVIIASGGFGSNIEMRKQYNPELDESYMSTDTPGTTGDGIIMAQAINADITNMENIQTYPICNPITGVISLVADSRFDGAILINQGGTRFVEELERRDVISKAILAQEGGYAYQFWNQEIADIGKTIEVHQDEYEQLIKEGMLYKADTIEDAANFFKVDVQTLKETVSKVNEYAKTGKDLDYNHRGGLVSLEKGPYYIQKAVPSVHHTMGGLVIDTKARVLTTEGKVIPGLYAAGEVTGVVHGANRLGGNAISDIITFGRIAGQEVAK is encoded by the coding sequence ATGAGAAGACACACGGGAAGAATATTATCACTTATTTTGGTGCTGACGATTGTATTTACGATGGCGGCTTGCGGTTCTAAGGAAAACTCGAAAACAGCATCCGATGGAACAACGACCGCGATTGGGGTAGGTAGTGGTAAGCACGGAGATATTAAAGTTGAGGTGACCTTGACGAATGGACAAATCACCGAAGTAAAGGTTCTGGAGCAGAAGGAAAATGAAGTTCTCGCCGAGCCTGTATATACCCAGTTGAGAGAGACTGTAATGCAGGCCAATAGCGTGGAAGTAGATGTTATTACCGGATCTAGCGTAACGAGTAAAGGGTATTTGGATGCGATCCAAGATGCAATTGTTAAATCGGGAGTTGTGTTGGCCGCTGGCAGTGCAGTAGCAGATGCCAAACAGACCGAAGAGTCAGAGCAAACATACGACGTTGTCGTTATTGGTGCGGGCGGAGCTGGATTTAGTGCTGCACTTGAGGCAGGAGAGGCAGGGAAAAGTGTAGTCATCTTAGAGAAAATGCCAACCGTTGGTGGCAATACATTGATCTCCGGTGGAGAGATGAATGCGCCTAATAACTGGGTTCAGCAGGCGCTTGGTATTACCGATGATAGCGCGGAACTATTTTATGAAGATACGATGAAAGGTGGCGACAATCTTGGTCAACCGGAAATCGTGAAGATTCTATCCGAGAAAGCACTAGGTTCAGCCGAATGGTTGCGTGACGTGGTAAAAGTAGAGTTTTTACCAGATCACCTCTTTCAGTTCGGGGGACATTCGCGCAAACGTGCACTTATTCCTGTCGGTCATACAGGAGCCGAATTGATTACTAAGCTTAAGACCAAGGCCGAAGGACTTGGAATTACGATCAAGACGAACATGAAAGCTGAGGAATTGCTCACGGATGATAGTGGTAGGGTAGTTGGAGTAGAAGCTAGTACAAATGGTCAAAAGGTGACGTTCCACGCGAATAATGGCGTGATCATAGCTAGCGGTGGATTTGGCTCTAATATCGAAATGCGTAAGCAATATAATCCTGAGCTGGATGAAAGTTATATGTCTACGGATACACCAGGGACGACCGGCGATGGAATTATCATGGCCCAAGCCATTAATGCAGATATTACGAATATGGAGAATATTCAAACTTATCCCATCTGCAATCCGATTACTGGTGTCATTTCACTCGTGGCCGACTCAAGGTTCGATGGTGCGATCCTAATCAACCAGGGGGGAACACGGTTCGTAGAGGAATTGGAACGACGTGATGTAATATCTAAAGCGATTCTGGCACAAGAAGGTGGCTACGCTTATCAATTCTGGAATCAGGAAATCGCCGACATCGGTAAGACGATTGAAGTGCATCAAGATGAGTATGAGCAATTAATAAAAGAGGGTATGCTCTATAAGGCTGACACCATTGAAGATGCGGCCAATTTCTTCAAGGTAGATGTACAGACATTGAAAGAGACGGTAAGCAAAGTTAATGAATATGCAAAGACAGGTAAGGATCTTGATTACAACCATCGTGGCGGGTTAGTGTCACTGGAAAAAGGCCCGTATTATATTCAAAAGGCGGTTCCGTCGGTCCATCATACCATGGGTGGATTGGTCATTGATACAAAGGCGCGTGTTCTTACGACTGAAGGAAAGGTTATTCCGGGACTGTACGCTGCCGGAGAAGTAACAGGCGTTGTTCATGGTGCTAACCGTCTTGGCGGAAATGCCATTTCAGATATTATTACTTTTGGCCGAATTGCAGGTCAGGAGGTAGCGAAGTAA
- a CDS encoding YjcZ family sporulation protein, translating into MSGIIEERGGCSCSCGAGLWTSTGVILVLFILLVIVSRAFI; encoded by the coding sequence ATGAGTGGAATTATTGAAGAACGTGGCGGTTGTAGTTGTAGTTGTGGAGCAGGCCTTTGGACCAGCACTGGTGTAATCTTGGTTCTCTTTATCCTCTTAGTGATCGTGAGCCGCGCGTTCATCTAA
- a CDS encoding ABC transporter ATP-binding protein, with product MSETPVLQIEELSGGYSLGRPVLHDISFEVKPGEMVGLIGLNGAGKSTTMKHILGLMAPHHGGILVHGRTRDENPEVYQSSLAFVPESPLLYEELTVREHLEFAARAYGVEPEAYLERSERLLKLFHMEEKADSLSMHLSKGMKQKVMIMCAFVARPPLYIIDEPFLGLDPLGIRSLLDFMLEMKESGSSILLSSHILSTIENYCDRFIVLHRGAVIAQGTLTEIAEQAKTPGATLENIFYALVKDEG from the coding sequence TTGAGTGAAACGCCCGTATTGCAAATTGAGGAGCTAAGTGGCGGCTACAGCTTGGGTCGTCCGGTACTTCATGATATTAGCTTTGAAGTGAAACCAGGAGAAATGGTTGGCCTGATTGGACTGAATGGCGCGGGAAAAAGCACAACAATGAAGCATATTCTGGGCCTAATGGCCCCACACCATGGTGGTATTCTTGTGCACGGGAGAACAAGGGATGAGAATCCGGAGGTCTATCAATCTTCACTAGCCTTTGTCCCAGAATCCCCTCTACTGTATGAGGAATTAACGGTAAGGGAACATCTTGAATTTGCAGCTCGTGCCTATGGTGTGGAACCGGAGGCTTATCTGGAGCGATCTGAGCGATTACTGAAGCTATTTCATATGGAGGAGAAGGCGGACAGCCTATCTATGCATTTATCCAAAGGAATGAAGCAGAAGGTAATGATCATGTGCGCTTTTGTCGCACGACCACCCCTCTACATTATAGATGAGCCGTTTCTTGGACTTGACCCATTAGGCATTCGTTCTTTGCTTGATTTTATGCTGGAAATGAAGGAGAGCGGATCCTCTATTCTGCTTAGCTCACATATTTTGTCGACGATAGAAAACTATTGTGATCGTTTTATCGTACTTCATCGGGGCGCTGTAATCGCTCAAGGAACACTAACCGAAATTGCGGAACAAGCGAAAACACCAGGCGCAACACTTGAGAATATTTTCTACGCCTTGGTTAAGGACGAGGGTTAA
- a CDS encoding response regulator transcription factor, translating to MWQVLIMDDEKIIRKGLRKYIQESRLPFEASGEARNATEALSLIEQTTPHILLADINMPGLNGLDLIQLVMRRYPELVVVIISGYDHFEYARRALQLHAYDYLLKPVPKSDLNRMLAKLNDHLSKLYPDLVTKVEKDITLEFFSEPSNLSPIMDKVIDYINQNYTDPELAVPNVAELFHMNSNYLSKRMKQEVGASFLEYLTELRISKAKEILDDSMQNIKIGDLAIKVGYTNQYYFSRLFKSRVGICPVDYKNANGQCRA from the coding sequence ATGTGGCAAGTTCTAATCATGGATGACGAGAAAATTATCCGTAAAGGCTTACGGAAATATATTCAAGAGAGTCGGCTACCTTTTGAAGCATCTGGAGAAGCAAGGAACGCTACTGAAGCACTGTCACTAATCGAGCAAACTACACCACATATTTTATTAGCAGATATTAACATGCCCGGTTTGAATGGTCTTGATCTAATCCAGCTTGTCATGAGGCGATATCCGGAATTGGTCGTAGTGATCATCAGTGGATATGATCATTTTGAATATGCACGAAGAGCATTGCAATTGCATGCTTATGATTACTTACTGAAGCCGGTACCCAAGAGCGATCTGAACCGAATGCTGGCAAAGCTAAACGACCACTTAAGTAAACTTTATCCGGACTTAGTTACAAAGGTCGAGAAGGATATAACATTAGAATTTTTTTCAGAACCCTCTAATCTCTCGCCAATTATGGATAAGGTAATAGATTATATCAATCAAAATTACACTGATCCTGAACTGGCTGTACCTAATGTCGCAGAATTATTTCACATGAATTCAAATTATTTAAGTAAACGAATGAAACAAGAGGTTGGGGCATCTTTTTTAGAGTACTTGACAGAGCTCCGCATCTCAAAAGCAAAGGAAATATTAGATGATTCTATGCAAAATATCAAAATCGGCGATTTGGCGATCAAAGTAGGTTATACGAATCAATATTATTTCAGTCGCCTATTCAAAAGCCGAGTAGGTATATGTCCAGTAGATTATAAAAATGCCAATGGTCAATGCCGCGCCTAA
- a CDS encoding chemotaxis protein CheX, whose protein sequence is MKAEVINPFLESARSVIEQVIQISPSIGSLGVKDIIPGQDHIWIQIGMSGHFTGMVVFEIHEKVALRIVSAMMGGFVLTEMDEMGQSAISELSNMISGNASTILSSQGFVVDITPPQIKIASMEHSPGKALCIPLMMEGIGELDIQVMIS, encoded by the coding sequence GTGAAAGCAGAAGTAATTAATCCTTTTCTTGAATCCGCTCGTTCTGTTATTGAACAGGTTATACAAATATCCCCTTCAATTGGGAGTCTCGGGGTTAAAGATATTATTCCGGGACAAGATCATATATGGATACAAATCGGAATGTCAGGTCATTTTACCGGCATGGTAGTGTTTGAGATACATGAGAAGGTTGCTTTACGCATTGTATCTGCCATGATGGGTGGATTTGTGCTGACAGAAATGGATGAGATGGGACAAAGTGCTATTTCGGAGCTCAGCAATATGATCAGTGGTAACGCAAGTACAATTCTTTCGAGTCAAGGCTTTGTAGTGGATATTACACCACCGCAGATTAAGATTGCATCGATGGAACACTCACCAGGTAAGGCGCTCTGTATCCCTCTAATGATGGAAGGTATTGGGGAACTAGACATCCAGGTCATGATCTCCTAA
- a CDS encoding SDR family NAD(P)-dependent oxidoreductase, producing MSLNGQVIVVTGASSGIGALTAQMLSERGAIVVLAARSVDKLETIGSGMHGPYKVIELDVGNDNSVEVGFNQIYLEFGRIDCLLNNAGYGKFEYCDDMPLHEFSDMMNVNYLGMVRCTKAVLPYMKKARSGRIVNVASIAGKIGTSKSTAYTATKHAVLGFSSALRQEVRADGITVSTINPGPIDTPFFTVADPEGHYVKNVKWFMMKPERVAKAMVSALDKGTTEINLPWIAGVGAKLYQLFPRLADRLSYRMLNKK from the coding sequence ATGTCATTGAACGGACAAGTTATTGTTGTTACGGGTGCTTCTAGCGGGATTGGTGCTCTGACAGCTCAGATGCTATCGGAACGCGGAGCAATCGTGGTACTGGCTGCTCGGTCAGTTGATAAGCTAGAGACTATTGGTTCAGGAATGCACGGACCCTATAAGGTAATTGAACTGGATGTAGGGAATGATAACTCGGTGGAGGTCGGATTCAACCAAATTTATTTGGAGTTTGGACGGATTGATTGCCTTCTGAATAATGCCGGTTACGGGAAATTTGAATATTGTGATGACATGCCACTGCATGAATTCTCAGATATGATGAACGTGAATTACTTAGGTATGGTTCGATGCACCAAAGCGGTGCTTCCATATATGAAGAAGGCGCGTTCGGGCCGGATCGTTAATGTTGCTTCGATAGCGGGGAAGATCGGAACGTCCAAATCAACGGCTTATACAGCGACAAAGCATGCGGTGTTAGGTTTTAGCAGTGCACTTCGCCAAGAGGTGCGGGCTGATGGAATTACGGTGTCTACGATAAACCCTGGACCGATTGATACGCCATTCTTCACTGTGGCAGATCCTGAAGGTCATTACGTCAAAAATGTGAAATGGTTCATGATGAAGCCTGAACGGGTGGCTAAAGCCATGGTATCAGCACTTGATAAAGGAACGACGGAGATTAATCTGCCCTGGATCGCTGGGGTAGGCGCTAAGTTGTATCAGTTATTTCCGCGTCTGGCCGATCGTTTAAGCTATCGCATGTTGAATAAGAAATAA
- a CDS encoding sensor histidine kinase: MNSIQRKITFYAGGCFLLLFFTLSGAIYLEMERTVVPLNESLTQQIVNARSEQISYWFQQRTGEIEMLAKLAADHHWTRDDLLVESRKLEQRRSQDYESIRIVDLNGDSWASDGKSFSILERDYYKELISSKAPYVVSNVIVSHANEAEIVVILYRVEPLANEDVAYIAAAVPIGKMKEIAQEILVYDGKGSLIVNSKTPDSEDSRTNMSTFTASIDGVPGWKLNFQVPKAQLSQGMRKTQWSALMVGSVVGIFFLILVKLLGSSIVKPIQMLSQLMRQVESGDWSVRSNNQRRDEIGELGRSFNQMLINLYESEQEKKEMELQMIHEQIKPHFLYNTLDTIQWMAASHEANDVVDIVESLSTYFRLGLGSGSQFATLEQEFQHVESYLNIQCVRYEDILEYELRYDEQLEQQQIIRFILQPLVENAIYHGIKPLTDQKSKISIHAYEQGDQLIITVENNGVDIPESRLASIQETVRNGKEGRNEAIGFGLYSVSHRIRLAYGDLYGLKISSEQGITRMTLNMPLGGEKSCGKF; encoded by the coding sequence ATGAACTCTATACAACGTAAAATCACGTTTTATGCTGGAGGTTGTTTTCTCTTACTATTTTTCACATTATCAGGTGCCATTTACTTAGAGATGGAGAGAACGGTTGTTCCACTCAATGAATCTCTGACACAACAAATCGTCAATGCCCGAAGCGAACAAATATCTTATTGGTTTCAACAAAGAACCGGAGAAATAGAAATGCTTGCCAAACTAGCGGCAGATCATCACTGGACTCGGGATGATCTGCTAGTCGAAAGTCGTAAGCTAGAACAAAGACGCAGTCAGGACTATGAGTCTATTCGGATCGTTGATCTAAATGGAGACTCTTGGGCATCCGATGGCAAGTCTTTCTCTATATTAGAGCGAGACTATTATAAAGAGCTTATTTCGTCCAAAGCTCCCTATGTTGTTAGTAATGTTATCGTTTCCCATGCAAATGAAGCAGAGATTGTCGTTATTCTATACCGTGTTGAACCACTTGCAAATGAGGATGTAGCCTACATTGCCGCCGCTGTACCCATCGGTAAAATGAAAGAAATCGCCCAAGAAATCTTAGTCTATGACGGCAAAGGATCGCTTATAGTAAATTCCAAGACTCCAGACTCTGAGGACTCTAGAACTAACATGTCAACCTTTACAGCTTCAATCGATGGAGTTCCAGGCTGGAAACTCAACTTCCAAGTGCCGAAAGCTCAACTTTCCCAGGGTATGAGAAAGACCCAATGGTCCGCCCTTATGGTCGGGAGCGTCGTTGGTATCTTCTTCTTGATTCTCGTCAAACTACTGGGCTCATCCATCGTGAAGCCAATACAAATGTTAAGTCAATTGATGAGACAAGTGGAAAGCGGCGATTGGAGCGTTCGTTCCAACAATCAGCGACGAGATGAAATTGGAGAGTTAGGGCGTAGCTTCAATCAAATGCTCATTAATCTATATGAATCCGAACAAGAGAAGAAGGAAATGGAACTACAGATGATTCACGAACAGATTAAACCCCATTTTCTGTACAATACACTGGATACGATTCAATGGATGGCTGCAAGCCATGAGGCAAACGATGTGGTAGACATTGTGGAATCCCTTAGTACCTACTTCCGCCTAGGGCTTGGCAGTGGCAGCCAATTTGCAACACTGGAGCAAGAATTTCAGCATGTCGAGAGCTATTTAAACATCCAGTGTGTTCGATATGAAGATATTCTGGAGTACGAACTGCGCTATGATGAGCAGTTGGAACAGCAACAAATCATTCGGTTCATTTTACAACCACTCGTTGAAAATGCGATTTATCACGGAATAAAGCCACTGACGGACCAGAAAAGTAAAATATCAATTCATGCATATGAACAAGGGGATCAACTGATAATCACAGTTGAGAATAACGGAGTCGACATTCCTGAATCCCGGCTAGCGTCAATTCAGGAGACCGTGCGAAATGGAAAAGAGGGCAGAAATGAAGCGATCGGTTTTGGTCTCTATAGTGTCAGCCATCGTATCCGACTAGCGTACGGCGATCTCTATGGTTTAAAGATAAGCAGCGAGCAGGGGATAACACGTATGACATTAAATATGCCACTTGGAGGTGAGAAATCATGTGGCAAGTTCTAA
- a CDS encoding ABC transporter permease, whose translation MELKALRSRRKASFWSKVLPYFPYVMQSGVAVLLLLLFIAFSAWYTSFLQDLPPGLPVRWIMLILIGPLTVYSGFRTYVQPADLIFLLPQETKMKEYLAPAYRSGIIYKLIGLYVITLTLWPLYIRSGTSTQPLWLMLIVLLGLKLLSGYGAWQELRITTVRARAGYRLLRWCFILLMLAAWLWQPAWKSALFTVLVSVNYILSLRFPMRHAVPWENLIAAEKTGAARVMLLLGWFVDVAAEGQKVVRRRLLSKIGNRIPWEKKTAYRFLLIKTLIRSELLGIVIRLTLLGMVLTGWNSGSWVGAAIYLFFIFLTGTQLTTLRHVHKDSPAASYYPIPEGIRMETVLRLISQLLLGLSVLMWVPMIVVPGGDLLLTIGTLAAGLLLVFALRANWSRKWSKEEEE comes from the coding sequence ATGGAACTCAAGGCGCTACGTAGTCGGCGCAAAGCATCGTTCTGGAGTAAAGTACTTCCTTATTTCCCCTATGTTATGCAAAGTGGGGTTGCTGTACTACTCCTTCTGTTGTTTATCGCGTTCTCTGCTTGGTATACTTCTTTTCTTCAGGACTTGCCTCCTGGTCTACCCGTTCGCTGGATCATGTTGATTCTGATTGGACCGCTCACAGTGTATTCCGGGTTTAGAACATATGTACAACCTGCGGATCTTATCTTCCTGCTCCCGCAGGAAACGAAGATGAAGGAATATTTGGCACCTGCTTACCGAAGTGGGATCATTTATAAGTTAATCGGGCTGTATGTTATTACCCTAACACTTTGGCCACTTTATATCCGAAGCGGCACCTCCACGCAGCCTTTATGGCTGATGTTAATCGTCTTGTTAGGGCTAAAACTCTTAAGTGGATATGGTGCTTGGCAAGAGCTCCGTATTACAACGGTAAGGGCAAGAGCAGGTTATAGGTTGTTACGTTGGTGCTTCATCCTTCTGATGTTAGCAGCATGGTTGTGGCAACCCGCTTGGAAAAGTGCGCTCTTCACGGTGCTGGTTAGTGTAAATTACATCCTGTCTTTACGTTTTCCAATGAGACATGCCGTACCGTGGGAGAATCTGATCGCGGCCGAGAAAACAGGAGCTGCTCGGGTAATGTTATTGCTTGGATGGTTTGTGGATGTAGCTGCGGAAGGGCAGAAAGTTGTTAGACGCCGTCTACTTTCTAAGATTGGCAATCGGATTCCATGGGAGAAGAAAACAGCCTATCGTTTCCTGCTTATCAAAACATTAATCCGAAGTGAGTTATTGGGCATTGTAATTAGGCTTACATTACTAGGTATGGTTCTTACCGGATGGAATAGTGGCTCCTGGGTTGGGGCTGCGATTTATTTATTCTTTATTTTCTTAACGGGGACTCAGCTTACGACACTGCGCCATGTTCATAAAGATTCTCCTGCAGCTTCGTATTACCCGATCCCTGAGGGCATACGAATGGAAACTGTGCTTCGTTTGATATCACAGTTACTTCTCGGATTAAGTGTTCTGATGTGGGTACCGATGATTGTTGTTCCCGGTGGGGACCTGTTGTTAACAATAGGAACGCTTGCTGCGGGATTACTTCTGGTGTTCGCGTTGCGGGCAAATTGGTCACGTAAATGGAGTAAAGAAGAAGAGGAATAG
- a CDS encoding DEAD/DEAH box helicase, translating into MTKITFAGLGINEQLTSKLADYGITDPSPVQSESIPAALEGRDVLAQSQTGTGKTLAYLLPLLQRINPEEKTLQGLVLAPTQELAIQILREAEKYGEALGIQVQALIGGAAIKRQLERLRSHPQLVVGTPGRIREIVALRKLKLHTVRTVVVDEVDQMFQLGGTAELEHILRGTLRERQLMFLSATINPEIRALADREMKDQVVVGIEPDQRTSKSLEHAYFICDERDKIDTLRRVIRHYNLARTIVFINSTANIAEVEAKMNHVGLSAGALYGDADKTARSLTLQRFRDGKHKVLVASDVAARGLDIEDLALIVNLDPPIDAEHYVHRSGRTGRMGRKGLAVSIVTPKEEFIMRKFSKELGIEITSLSMYGGKVMESASISGPDKNLRNIGDKARASLRGKTNGTGSARKAEGASTSVVRPAGKPAKSRTTPSNTTRNTTPSGQRKKDSILDRKNKGAPKWLKNKPPRD; encoded by the coding sequence ATGACTAAGATTACTTTTGCTGGACTCGGAATCAACGAGCAGCTTACCTCGAAACTGGCGGATTACGGGATTACTGATCCGTCACCTGTTCAATCGGAGAGCATACCTGCCGCATTGGAAGGTCGAGATGTACTAGCCCAGTCTCAGACGGGAACTGGGAAGACACTAGCGTATCTTCTACCTTTGTTACAGAGAATAAATCCTGAGGAGAAGACGCTGCAGGGGCTTGTACTGGCACCAACTCAGGAGCTGGCGATCCAGATCCTAAGGGAAGCAGAGAAATATGGAGAAGCATTGGGTATACAAGTCCAAGCCCTCATTGGTGGGGCAGCGATCAAACGACAGCTAGAGCGGTTAAGATCACACCCTCAATTGGTAGTTGGTACGCCGGGGAGAATCCGTGAAATTGTAGCTCTACGTAAACTGAAGCTGCACACGGTGCGTACGGTCGTAGTGGATGAAGTGGATCAGATGTTTCAGCTTGGTGGCACAGCGGAACTCGAGCATATATTACGCGGAACGCTTCGTGAACGGCAGCTTATGTTCCTGTCGGCGACGATTAATCCGGAAATTAGGGCGCTTGCTGATCGCGAGATGAAGGATCAGGTCGTAGTTGGCATTGAACCTGATCAGCGAACTTCGAAAAGTCTTGAACATGCCTATTTTATCTGCGATGAACGGGATAAAATCGATACTTTACGGCGCGTTATTCGTCACTATAATCTCGCAAGAACGATAGTATTCATTAACAGTACGGCTAATATTGCTGAAGTAGAGGCAAAAATGAATCATGTCGGTTTGAGTGCGGGAGCACTTTATGGCGATGCGGATAAAACGGCGAGAAGCCTGACACTTCAACGCTTCCGTGATGGAAAGCATAAGGTGCTCGTTGCTAGTGATGTGGCGGCACGTGGCTTGGATATCGAGGATTTGGCCTTGATCGTTAATCTGGACCCACCAATTGATGCCGAGCATTATGTACATCGATCCGGTCGAACAGGGCGGATGGGACGCAAAGGATTAGCTGTGTCGATCGTCACACCAAAGGAAGAGTTTATTATGCGTAAATTCTCCAAGGAGCTAGGTATTGAGATCACATCTTTGAGCATGTATGGCGGAAAAGTTATGGAATCGGCAAGTATATCAGGTCCTGATAAGAATTTAAGAAATATTGGCGATAAAGCAAGAGCAAGTTTACGGGGGAAAACGAATGGAACAGGTTCTGCTAGAAAGGCAGAAGGTGCTAGTACTTCAGTCGTTCGCCCTGCAGGAAAGCCAGCTAAATCGCGTACTACTCCATCTAACACTACACGTAACACAACGCCTTCTGGCCAACGCAAGAAGGATAGCATCTTAGATCGAAAGAACAAAGGGGCTCCAAAGTGGCTCAAGAATAAGCCACCTCGTGATTAA